The sequence AGCCTCCTCCTTGAAAATGCAAAAGCATTTCCAAAAGCAGCCTCAATGTTGAGACATTGGGTACTCGAAAAGTATTACGTAGAGCATTCTCCTACTTCTAAAATCGCTATGAATTTTAAAAAACGCGGGATCAGTGATGCTCAAAATGAACAAACATTTGCGTATTATTTTTTTAATTTTTACTTAAGTTCATTTAACAATAACTTACCTCAGTTTTTACCCGCACTCTTACTCGTTAAAGATAGCCCCCTGGGGGGACTCGCAGCTTTAAATAGAGCTCGAGATTTAGTTGCCACCACTTATGATGAATACCTTTTAATTCTTGGCATAGACGCACCCGTAACAAGACGTGTTTATCAAATCAGAAACATGGTCCATAACCAACTCTCTTTAAATGTGATCGCTGAAATTGATCGTTTTTATAAAGACTTCCCCGATGACAAACCTGCCAACTTTGAAGAAGTTCAAAAAATTCTACGTGACTATTACAGTTCAAGTGCAAGTGAAATTGCAAAGCGCGCGGCAAAGTTGGGTTCAGCTCAAATTAAAAAACTTGCTGAAGTAATCGTTCAAAAAGGCGCCAGTATCGGCGCACTTTACGAACTATCTGCACTCGTTGCAGACATGAAATCAAATATTGCTGATGTGAAATTTGTACCTTACGAGAAAAAGACAGATGCATTACTTGTGATCGCTGCCACTTCACAATTTCTCAATAAAGAAATTGAATTAAAAGATTTATCAAAATTAAAACCAACTGAAGTAGTCGCAGCCCTTGCCACTATACTTAACAGTATTTATATTGAAGGATTTCTCATTAAAGATAATTGGGAATACTTCAAGCAAGAACTCAGCACCGTTACCGCACCCAAAGTCGCAGCCACACATTTAAGCAGTGCAACAGATATAGCCCTAGATACTCTCAATGAAGCATTTAGACCTGCTTTTGATCAATGGGTTTTAGTGATGCCAAAAATGAGTTCATTTATTGATAATACAATTAAATCGTCTGCCGTAAATACGGCAGCAATTGTGATTTTGAAAATTAAATAGTTAATAATTAAAGGAATTATAAAATGATTAATGCAAATGCTGGTTTCAAAGTTTTAGTCTCATTACTGTTTTGTTTATTTAGTGCCTCTGAGGCATTGGCCCAAGCGAAAATTATGCAGTTCGGTGAAGCCCATGGGCAACTTATCTATCTCACCACAAACGACATAATGACTGAATCACCAAAATTTCAAAATCTTTATGCACTTTCAATTCCTGTTTTTGAAGAATTACCAGCTCACATGTCTGTAGTGGCAGGTGCAATCACACTTAAGCAACAAAATCAAAATTCACACATTCAATTAAAATCAAAAGCACGACATACTCCGAATCTCGATATCTCAGAACTACCCGGTGGACTTCAAAATGAACTCCTTAAGCCGTTTAAAGATGGCGATTGGGTTCACATGCTTTTAGGTAAAGATGGAAGTATCAGTATTAAAGTTTCAACAGAGCAAAATGCAATTGATTTTGCAAAAAAGCGAGTTGTTGCTCCAGTTACATTAAAATCTAATTTGATTGAAACCAGAATATTATCAGCTGAAGAATTAACATGGCAAGATGCAGATAAAGTAGGTTCAAAAGCTGCAAACTACGCTGAACTTGCAAAGGTTTTAAACTCAGCACAAAGAATAGTTGTCAGGCCTGGTTTTGCTATTCCTTTTTCATATTACCAAGAATTTATTAATCAAAATCCAACAATCAAATCAGCTATTGAACAAATACTGCGTGATCCGTTGATGTCTAAAGTTGCAAAGCCTGAATATAGAGAGCGAAAATTATTAGCACTTAGAAATTTAATGCTCGCGCCAGATAACTTAGTTTCACAAAATTTAATCGATAATCTTTTGGCAAAAATGGATCAGTTTAAAACACCCAAAGGATTGCCACGTAAAATGAAATTACGAAGCTCAACAAATTCTGAAGACCTCCCCAATTTTAATGGCACAGGCCTGTATGATTCTGAATCATATAAAC is a genomic window of Oligoflexia bacterium containing:
- a CDS encoding PEP/pyruvate-binding domain-containing protein, with product MINANAGFKVLVSLLFCLFSASEALAQAKIMQFGEAHGQLIYLTTNDIMTESPKFQNLYALSIPVFEELPAHMSVVAGAITLKQQNQNSHIQLKSKARHTPNLDISELPGGLQNELLKPFKDGDWVHMLLGKDGSISIKVSTEQNAIDFAKKRVVAPVTLKSNLIETRILSAEELTWQDADKVGSKAANYAELAKVLNSAQRIVVRPGFAIPFSYYQEFINQNPTIKSAIEQILRDPLMSKVAKPEYRERKLLALRNLMLAPDNLVSQNLIDNLLAKMDQFKTPKGLPRKMKLRSSTNSEDLPNFNGTGLYDSESYKPTEKDAKSQKEIEKPRDLKVESLKSALRIVWASVWNRRAFDERTLYSIPHGEVKMGIQVNLSFKKEIADGVLITKNVAQDSRYTGHGVYLESQRGDKFSVANPEPGTHPERVLVLIDKNNPLDQATYQIKVLQRSNIADDSITILPQDNPNSVMTDEEMKDLVFQSLKAEAHFKNLVGKDNHDFSLDIEFKVDADDTKSRQVYLKQARPYLN